A genomic segment from uncultured Alistipes sp. encodes:
- a CDS encoding insulinase family protein — protein sequence MKKLLTLVVVVLALLASSCSKYKYETVKGDPMNTRIYTLPNGLKVYMSVNKETPRIQTYIAVRVGGKNDPAETTGLAHYFEHLMFKGTPNFGTSDYAAEKPLLDEIEQLFEVYRKTSDEAERAAIYHRIDSISYEASKIAIPNEYDKLMAAIGANGTNAYTSQDMTVYVEDIPSNEVENWAKIEADRFRNPVIRGFHTELETIYEEKNMSLTRDARKVWEALDAALFPNHPYGTQTVLGTQEHLKNPSITNVRNYHKTYYVPNNMAICLSGDLNPDEVIATIDKYFGDMQPNENLPKLEFKPEEPITEPVVREVYGLEAANVMIGWRLPGGSTDPNDVAQIASAILSNGQAGLIDLDLNQQQKVLSAYGGYSGQPDYSSFLLGGSPKAGQSLEEVRDLLLGEVAKLRSGDFDEKLIEASINNFKLYMMRAYEDNDSRADMYVQSFIAGTDWADEVAQIDRMSKITKQDVVDWANKYLGENAYAIVYKREGEDKNVQKIAAPKITPIVTNRDMQSAFLTEIQNSKVKPIEPVFVDYQKEMSQFDLRDGIHVLYKKNELNDIFTLNYVFDTGTENNPALSLAFDYLSYLGTEAMSAEQIASEMYDIACSFSMRAGSNQSFISISGLSENMPKAMEIVEGLIAGAVADEAILENLKQDLIKSRADAKLNQGQNFGALQRYMFYGEEYIKRTTLSNKALMALGSEELIAAVRDLMNKQHEVLYYGPQEENQVKASIAACHKAAEVLAPLEKSHPKMQRTDKSSVVLAQYDANQLYYLQYSNRGEAFDVKNEPEITLYNEYFGGSMNSICFQEMREARGLAYTAQAWLGTPSYADDSYNYIAFIATQNDKMQTAIEAFDEIINQMPESDAAFHIAKEAIISRLRTDRTTGIGVLNSYLALRRLGLSEDPNRLVFEQVQNMTIDDVKATQQKWVKDRPYTYGILGDIKALDLNFLKTLGPIRTVSQEEIFGY from the coding sequence ATGAAAAAACTGCTGACTCTGGTCGTCGTGGTCCTTGCCCTGCTCGCATCGTCGTGCAGCAAGTACAAGTACGAGACCGTCAAAGGGGATCCGATGAACACGCGGATCTACACCCTGCCCAACGGTCTGAAAGTCTACATGAGCGTCAACAAGGAGACGCCCCGCATCCAGACCTACATCGCCGTGCGCGTCGGCGGCAAGAACGACCCCGCCGAAACAACCGGTCTGGCCCACTACTTCGAACACCTCATGTTCAAGGGTACGCCCAACTTCGGGACCTCGGACTACGCCGCCGAAAAACCCCTGCTCGACGAGATCGAACAGCTCTTCGAGGTCTACCGCAAGACCTCTGACGAGGCTGAGCGCGCGGCCATCTACCACCGCATCGACTCGATCAGCTACGAGGCTTCGAAGATCGCCATCCCGAACGAATACGACAAGCTGATGGCCGCCATCGGTGCCAACGGAACCAACGCCTACACCTCGCAGGACATGACCGTCTACGTCGAGGACATCCCCTCGAACGAGGTGGAGAATTGGGCGAAGATCGAAGCCGACCGCTTCCGCAACCCCGTAATCCGCGGCTTCCACACCGAGCTGGAGACCATCTACGAGGAGAAGAACATGTCGCTCACACGCGACGCGCGCAAGGTCTGGGAGGCACTCGACGCCGCGCTCTTCCCCAACCACCCCTACGGCACGCAGACCGTACTCGGCACGCAGGAGCACCTGAAAAACCCCTCGATCACCAACGTGCGGAACTACCACAAGACCTACTACGTTCCGAACAACATGGCCATCTGCTTATCGGGTGACCTGAATCCCGACGAGGTGATCGCCACCATCGACAAGTATTTCGGCGACATGCAGCCCAACGAGAACCTCCCGAAACTCGAATTCAAGCCCGAAGAGCCCATCACCGAGCCCGTCGTGCGGGAGGTTTACGGTTTGGAGGCTGCCAACGTGATGATCGGCTGGCGTCTGCCGGGCGGCTCGACCGACCCGAACGACGTCGCTCAGATCGCCAGCGCCATCCTCAGCAACGGACAGGCCGGACTGATCGACCTCGACCTCAACCAGCAGCAGAAAGTCCTCAGCGCCTACGGCGGATACTCCGGACAGCCCGACTACAGCTCGTTCCTCCTCGGCGGAAGCCCCAAGGCCGGACAGTCGCTCGAAGAGGTCCGCGACCTGCTCCTCGGCGAAGTGGCCAAACTGCGTTCGGGCGATTTCGACGAGAAGCTCATCGAGGCATCGATCAACAACTTCAAACTCTACATGATGCGGGCCTACGAGGACAACGATTCGCGGGCCGACATGTACGTGCAGTCGTTCATCGCCGGGACCGACTGGGCCGACGAGGTGGCGCAGATCGACCGCATGTCGAAGATCACCAAGCAGGATGTCGTCGACTGGGCGAACAAGTACCTCGGCGAGAACGCCTACGCCATCGTCTACAAACGCGAAGGCGAGGACAAGAACGTGCAGAAGATCGCCGCTCCGAAGATCACCCCGATCGTGACGAACCGCGACATGCAGAGCGCCTTCCTGACCGAGATTCAGAACTCCAAGGTGAAGCCCATCGAGCCCGTCTTCGTCGACTACCAGAAGGAGATGTCACAGTTCGACCTCCGCGACGGAATCCACGTCCTCTACAAGAAGAACGAACTGAACGACATCTTCACGCTCAACTACGTATTCGATACGGGTACCGAAAACAATCCCGCCCTCTCGCTGGCCTTCGATTACCTGAGCTATCTCGGGACCGAGGCCATGAGTGCCGAGCAGATCGCTTCGGAGATGTACGACATCGCCTGCTCCTTCTCGATGCGCGCCGGCAGCAACCAGAGCTTCATCTCGATTTCGGGTCTGAGCGAGAACATGCCCAAGGCCATGGAGATCGTTGAGGGGCTGATTGCCGGGGCCGTTGCCGATGAGGCCATCCTCGAAAACCTCAAGCAGGACCTGATCAAGTCCCGCGCCGATGCCAAGCTCAACCAGGGCCAGAATTTCGGAGCCCTGCAGCGCTACATGTTCTACGGCGAGGAGTACATCAAGCGCACGACCCTCTCGAACAAGGCGCTCATGGCACTCGGTTCGGAGGAGCTGATCGCCGCAGTCCGCGACCTGATGAACAAACAGCACGAGGTGCTCTACTACGGCCCGCAGGAGGAGAATCAGGTCAAGGCCAGCATCGCCGCGTGCCACAAGGCGGCCGAGGTGCTTGCGCCGCTCGAAAAGAGCCACCCGAAGATGCAGCGCACGGACAAGAGCAGCGTCGTGCTGGCACAGTACGATGCCAACCAGCTCTACTACCTGCAGTATTCGAACCGCGGCGAGGCGTTCGACGTGAAGAACGAACCCGAAATCACGCTCTACAACGAGTATTTCGGCGGCAGCATGAACTCCATCTGCTTCCAGGAGATGCGCGAGGCCCGCGGTCTGGCATACACGGCCCAGGCATGGCTCGGAACCCCCTCCTATGCCGATGACAGCTACAACTACATCGCCTTCATCGCCACGCAGAACGACAAGATGCAGACCGCCATCGAGGCCTTCGACGAGATCATCAACCAGATGCCCGAATCGGATGCGGCCTTCCACATCGCCAAGGAGGCTATCATCTCCCGCCTGCGTACCGACCGCACCACGGGAATCGGCGTCCTGAACTCCTACCTCGCCCTGCGCCGTCTGGGGCTCTCGGAGGATCCCAACCGGCTGGTTTTCGAACAGGTGCAGAACATGACGATCGACGACGTGAAGGCCACGCAGCAGAAGTGGGTCAAGGATCGCCCCTACACCTACGGTATTCTGGGCGACATCAAGGCCCTCGACCTCAATTTCCTCAAGACGCTCGGCCCCATCCGCACCGTCTCGCAGGAGGAGATCTTCGGATATTGA